One segment of Jatrophihabitans sp. DNA contains the following:
- a CDS encoding prolyl oligopeptidase family serine peptidase: protein MTFPQTRTVDQVDDFHGAAVADPYRWLEDQASSEVQDWVRTQAQAAEQYLQSLPGRPELAARLGELSTLPSSTVPSLHGGRWFRLTNDGSQQQAVLRVSDEPMGAGQVLLDPNPAAADGSTSLAGAVADRSGALIAWSYQEAGSDWRRWRVRSLDGSAHEGSDLPDEVRWAKFAEPCWLGDSSGFVYTMFPPTDPDDIYSSAAGAPQLMLHRLGTAQEQDELLYSLPEQPTTSFWPWIDDEGHWLVMEVDDSAADTRSVWVRDLTEPEARMRRLTKPTQAEWEFVTATPQGLILRTDDGAPRGRLVLLDPDSGQVSTLVAERDDLLLTARAGTNALVLSWLADARSVVTVHGLDGAQTGVIELPGLGSVSELAASTRSDLVHLAFSSYEAAPKILEHDLSTGSTSVVFDAAAGAKPVQIVTDQIWVTSPDGTKLPAFVVHRADVTADIGPHPCTLYGYGGFNVSLTPAFSPAIATFAEAGGVWVVAILRGGGEYGADWHDAGRLADKQNVFDDAIATAEHLIATGWTAPDRLAVNGGSNGGLLVGALMTQRPELFAAAAPQVGVMDMLRYERFTIGWAWAVDYGIASRSRAEFQTLYAYSPYHRLRPDVRYPPTLVMTADHDDRVVPAHSFKFAARLQAVSPPDAVAYLRVQYSAGHGQGKSRSTLIAERTDLLAFIGHHTGLAFDRLV, encoded by the coding sequence ATGACCTTTCCCCAGACCCGCACGGTCGACCAGGTCGATGACTTCCACGGCGCCGCCGTGGCCGACCCCTACCGCTGGCTGGAGGACCAGGCCAGCTCGGAGGTCCAGGACTGGGTCCGGACGCAGGCCCAGGCCGCCGAGCAGTACCTGCAGAGCCTGCCCGGACGTCCCGAGCTCGCGGCCCGCCTCGGCGAGCTGTCGACGCTGCCCAGTTCGACCGTGCCGTCGCTGCACGGCGGGAGGTGGTTCCGGCTGACCAACGACGGCAGCCAGCAGCAAGCGGTGCTGCGGGTGTCGGACGAGCCGATGGGGGCGGGCCAGGTGCTGCTGGACCCGAACCCGGCGGCAGCCGATGGCAGCACCTCGCTGGCCGGCGCGGTCGCTGACCGCAGTGGCGCCCTGATCGCCTGGTCCTACCAGGAAGCCGGCAGTGACTGGCGCCGGTGGCGGGTGCGCTCGCTGGACGGCAGCGCGCACGAGGGCTCGGACCTGCCCGACGAGGTCCGGTGGGCCAAGTTCGCCGAGCCGTGCTGGTTGGGTGATTCCAGCGGCTTCGTCTACACCATGTTCCCGCCGACCGACCCGGACGACATCTACTCCTCCGCCGCCGGAGCGCCGCAGCTGATGCTGCACCGGCTGGGCACGGCGCAGGAGCAGGACGAGCTGCTCTACTCCCTGCCCGAGCAGCCCACCACTTCTTTCTGGCCCTGGATCGATGACGAGGGCCACTGGCTGGTGATGGAAGTCGATGACTCCGCGGCTGACACCCGCTCGGTGTGGGTTCGCGACCTCACCGAGCCGGAGGCCCGGATGAGGCGGCTGACCAAGCCGACCCAGGCGGAGTGGGAGTTCGTCACCGCGACGCCGCAAGGCCTGATCCTGCGCACCGACGACGGCGCCCCGCGCGGCCGGCTGGTGCTGCTGGACCCCGATTCCGGGCAGGTGAGCACCCTGGTGGCCGAACGGGACGACCTGCTGCTCACTGCTAGGGCCGGCACGAATGCCCTGGTGCTCAGCTGGCTGGCCGACGCCCGGTCGGTGGTCACGGTGCATGGCCTCGACGGCGCTCAGACCGGCGTCATCGAGCTGCCTGGCCTGGGCAGCGTCAGCGAGCTGGCTGCCAGCACCCGGTCGGACCTGGTGCACCTGGCCTTCTCCTCCTACGAGGCGGCGCCCAAGATCCTGGAGCACGACCTGAGCACCGGCAGCACCTCGGTGGTCTTCGACGCCGCCGCCGGGGCCAAGCCGGTGCAGATCGTCACCGATCAGATCTGGGTCACCAGCCCGGACGGCACGAAGCTGCCGGCCTTCGTCGTGCACCGTGCCGACGTGACGGCGGACATCGGTCCCCATCCCTGCACGCTGTACGGCTACGGCGGCTTCAACGTCAGCCTGACACCGGCCTTCTCACCCGCCATCGCCACCTTCGCCGAAGCCGGCGGGGTCTGGGTGGTGGCGATCCTGCGCGGCGGCGGCGAGTACGGCGCGGACTGGCACGACGCCGGCCGGCTGGCCGACAAGCAGAACGTCTTCGACGACGCCATCGCCACCGCTGAGCACCTGATCGCCACCGGCTGGACGGCGCCGGACCGGCTGGCCGTCAACGGCGGTTCCAACGGCGGGCTGCTGGTGGGGGCGTTGATGACCCAGCGGCCCGAGCTGTTCGCCGCCGCGGCGCCGCAGGTGGGCGTGATGGACATGCTGCGCTACGAGCGGTTCACCATCGGCTGGGCCTGGGCGGTCGACTACGGCATCGCAAGCCGCAGCCGCGCGGAGTTCCAGACGCTGTACGCCTACTCGCCCTACCACCGGTTACGGCCCGACGTGCGCTACCCGCCGACCCTGGTGATGACCGCCGACCATGACGACCGGGTGGTCCCGGCGCACAGCTTCAAGTTCGCCGCCCGGCTGCAGGCAGTGAGCCCGCCGGACGCGGTGGCCTACCTGCGGGTGCAGTACAGCGCCGGGCACGGGCAGGGCAAGTCGCGCTCGACGCTGATCGCCGAGCGCACCGACCTGCTGGCCTTCATCGGCCACCACACCGGCCTGGCCTTCGACCGGCTCGTCTAG
- a CDS encoding cold-shock protein codes for MAQGTVKWFNNEKGYGFIAVDGGQDVFVHYSAIQSDGYRSLEEGQRVEFEVAQGPKGPQADAVQVVTA; via the coding sequence GTGGCACAGGGCACCGTGAAGTGGTTCAACAACGAGAAGGGCTACGGCTTCATCGCCGTAGACGGCGGCCAGGACGTCTTCGTCCACTACAGCGCCATCCAGAGCGACGGTTACCGGTCGCTGGAAGAGGGCCAGCGAGTGGAGTTCGAGGTGGCTCAGGGCCCGAAGGGTCCGCAGGCCGACGCCGTTCAGGTGGTCACTGCCTGA
- the thrC gene encoding threonine synthase: protein MTATINRLSQPPASPASGLICRNCGADYPLGAQHACFECFGPLEVGYCADRLGSVTRQSIEAGPHSLWRYAGLLPVGQDPATRVDSGTGMTPLIRADRLADRLGFTAPLWVKDDSANPTHSFKDRVVSVAITAARELGFRRIACASTGNLANSVAAHAARIGMDSIVFVPSDLEPAKITQTAVYGGVLVAVEGSYDDVNRLCSELAETDEFAETAFVNVNVRPYYAEGSKTLGYEVAEQLGWRLPQQVVAPMASGSLLTKVHKAFKELAGVGLVEPSDYRVYGAQSSGCSPIAHAFETGSDTVLPVRPRGIAKSLNIGNPADGPYALDAVRSTDGAMAHVDDDEIRAGIELLAQTTGVFAETAGGVTTAVCKKLVETGRLDPSRETVLYNTGDGLKTLDAVAGRLAPTAVIAPTLKAMRAAGLL, encoded by the coding sequence ATGACCGCGACCATCAACCGCCTCAGCCAGCCACCGGCCTCGCCGGCTTCCGGTCTGATCTGCCGCAACTGCGGAGCTGACTACCCCCTCGGCGCGCAACACGCCTGTTTCGAGTGCTTCGGCCCGCTTGAGGTCGGCTACTGCGCCGACCGGCTCGGCTCGGTCACTCGGCAGAGCATCGAGGCCGGCCCGCACTCGCTGTGGCGCTACGCCGGATTGCTGCCGGTCGGGCAGGACCCGGCCACCAGGGTCGACTCCGGCACCGGCATGACGCCGCTGATCCGGGCCGACCGCCTAGCCGACCGGCTCGGCTTCACCGCGCCGCTGTGGGTCAAGGACGACTCGGCCAACCCCACCCACTCCTTCAAGGACCGGGTGGTCTCGGTGGCCATCACAGCCGCTCGCGAGCTGGGCTTTCGCCGGATCGCCTGCGCCTCGACGGGAAACCTCGCCAACTCGGTCGCCGCCCACGCGGCCCGGATCGGCATGGACTCCATCGTCTTCGTGCCCTCGGACCTGGAGCCGGCCAAGATCACCCAGACAGCGGTGTACGGCGGCGTCCTGGTCGCCGTCGAGGGCTCCTACGACGACGTCAACCGGCTCTGCAGCGAGCTGGCCGAGACCGATGAGTTCGCCGAGACCGCGTTCGTCAACGTCAACGTCCGGCCCTACTACGCCGAGGGGTCAAAGACCCTGGGTTACGAGGTGGCCGAACAGCTCGGCTGGCGGCTGCCCCAGCAGGTGGTGGCCCCGATGGCGTCGGGCTCGCTGCTGACCAAGGTGCACAAGGCCTTCAAGGAGCTGGCCGGCGTCGGGTTGGTCGAGCCCTCGGACTACCGGGTCTACGGCGCGCAGTCCTCGGGCTGCTCGCCGATCGCCCACGCCTTCGAGACCGGCAGCGACACCGTGCTGCCGGTGCGCCCCCGGGGGATCGCCAAGTCGCTCAACATCGGCAACCCGGCTGACGGGCCGTATGCCCTGGACGCGGTGCGCAGCACCGACGGGGCGATGGCCCACGTCGACGACGATGAGATCCGGGCCGGCATCGAACTGCTGGCCCAGACCACCGGGGTGTTCGCCGAGACCGCCGGTGGGGTCACCACCGCGGTCTGCAAGAAGCTCGTCGAGACCGGCCGGCTCGACCCGAGCCGGGAGACGGTTCTCTACAACACCGGCGACGGCCTCAAGACCCTGGACGCGGTGGCCGGCCGGTTGGCCCCCACCGCGGTGATCGCTCCGACGCTCAAGGCCATGCGCGCCGCCGGCCTGCTCTGA
- a CDS encoding LytR C-terminal domain-containing protein, whose amino-acid sequence MLHAAVPAAPRRTTERLLGVVLVLAGLALAFIAYLALVNPGGRNAGADLLRPLATPPVMAAGPAAAAGPATAPDETGRDQGQAGQGAAAHEARSSSSPRALLTVLDNTGRPELARSAGDRFTQGGWTVTEVGAFDGDILSTAAYYDPSAAGSQAAAEALRTQFPVIQRVLPKFDGLGPGAVVVVLTYDYSQGQTTS is encoded by the coding sequence ATGCTCCATGCTGCTGTGCCGGCCGCGCCCCGCCGAACCACTGAACGCTTGCTGGGCGTAGTGCTGGTGCTGGCTGGATTGGCCTTGGCCTTCATCGCTTACCTCGCGCTTGTCAATCCCGGTGGTCGCAATGCCGGTGCAGACCTGCTCCGTCCGCTCGCGACGCCGCCGGTCATGGCGGCCGGCCCGGCCGCTGCCGCCGGTCCTGCGACGGCGCCGGATGAGACCGGCCGCGATCAGGGCCAGGCCGGTCAGGGCGCCGCGGCGCATGAGGCCCGCAGCAGCAGCTCACCCCGCGCCTTGTTGACGGTGCTGGACAACACCGGCAGGCCCGAACTAGCGCGCAGCGCCGGCGACCGCTTCACGCAGGGCGGCTGGACGGTCACCGAGGTCGGCGCCTTCGACGGCGACATCCTGTCCACCGCTGCTTACTACGATCCGTCGGCCGCCGGGTCGCAGGCCGCGGCCGAGGCGCTGCGCACCCAGTTCCCCGTGATCCAGCGGGTCCTGCCGAAGTTCGACGGCCTGGGCCCCGGGGCGGTCGTCGTGGTGCTGACCTATGACTACAGTCAAGGGCAGACAACTTCATAG
- a CDS encoding DUF3263 domain-containing protein, translating into MEPAPAAHDAAAASGDHPAAEGLDAGEAGGLNRRDREILAFERQWWKYAGAKEQAIRELFDMSATRYYQVLNSLIDTPEALAADPMLVKRLRRLRASRQRQRSARRLGIEI; encoded by the coding sequence ATGGAACCCGCGCCCGCCGCCCACGACGCCGCTGCGGCAAGCGGCGATCACCCCGCCGCTGAAGGACTGGACGCTGGCGAGGCCGGTGGCCTGAACCGCCGTGACCGGGAGATCCTCGCGTTTGAACGCCAATGGTGGAAGTACGCCGGCGCCAAGGAGCAGGCGATCCGGGAGCTGTTCGACATGTCCGCTACCCGGTATTACCAGGTGCTCAACAGCCTGATCGACACACCCGAGGCGCTGGCCGCCGACCCGATGCTGGTCAAGCGGCTCAGGCGGTTGCGCGCCAGCCGGCAGCGGCAACGGTCCGCGCGTCGGCTGGGCATCGAAATTTAA
- a CDS encoding lipase family protein encodes MSGPVTVRGGSDSIAADFERLDGFATALDRAADPLHDALRTLARCLADPAMLAAAALDPAGAAEVLALAGVAMAAAAGVLAGCRSLASGLRLAAGSYRAVDELDRRLTPALAAGLRLPLALAPLTGPAGPAGPFAAGRARGGLQAGLSADPELAHAAVRLLTASVAGLPSPGATAWLAGLLARPFPDGAAVVTAQPDKPTGDRGGPPRGTADLIRALALREAHNDGGGAVDVRILDGAGGRRVILDITGTTVWNLDPTRRTAHVSDLGTNLRALANQSSVFERGVLQALRQAGVTPSEPIMLVGHSQGGMIAARLASRLQAGAEFTVTHLVTAGAPVGLAPVPRSVSVLSLHNRGDVVPELDGAANPRRAGWITVRTAHGDPTVLGKHSLQSYLAGALDLDGCADPGLASWRRTAAGYLSAERVATQVFQIRRAE; translated from the coding sequence GTGAGCGGTCCGGTCACCGTCCGGGGCGGCAGTGACTCGATCGCCGCCGACTTCGAGCGCTTGGACGGGTTCGCCACCGCGCTGGACCGGGCCGCTGACCCCCTCCACGACGCGCTGCGGACGCTGGCCCGGTGCCTGGCCGACCCGGCGATGCTGGCTGCCGCGGCTCTGGACCCCGCTGGCGCCGCCGAGGTCCTGGCCCTGGCCGGCGTGGCGATGGCCGCGGCAGCCGGCGTCCTGGCCGGGTGCCGGTCCCTGGCGAGCGGCCTTCGGCTGGCCGCCGGCTCCTACCGGGCGGTTGACGAGCTCGACCGGCGGCTGACGCCGGCGCTCGCGGCGGGCTTGCGGTTGCCGCTGGCGCTGGCGCCGCTGACCGGTCCGGCCGGCCCGGCCGGCCCGTTTGCGGCCGGCCGGGCGCGTGGCGGCCTGCAGGCAGGGCTGAGCGCCGACCCTGAACTGGCTCACGCGGCGGTGCGGCTGCTGACGGCCAGCGTCGCCGGCCTGCCGTCGCCCGGGGCCACCGCCTGGCTGGCGGGCCTGCTGGCCCGCCCTTTCCCGGACGGCGCCGCCGTGGTGACCGCTCAGCCTGACAAGCCCACCGGTGACCGGGGCGGACCGCCTCGCGGCACGGCCGACCTGATCCGCGCCCTGGCGCTGCGCGAGGCCCACAACGACGGCGGCGGCGCGGTCGACGTCCGGATCCTCGACGGCGCGGGCGGGCGCCGGGTGATCCTCGACATCACCGGGACCACGGTGTGGAACCTCGACCCGACGCGCCGCACGGCACACGTCAGCGACCTTGGGACGAACCTGCGGGCGCTGGCCAACCAGTCCTCGGTCTTCGAGCGGGGGGTGCTCCAGGCGCTGCGCCAGGCCGGCGTCACACCGAGCGAGCCGATCATGCTGGTGGGTCACAGCCAGGGCGGCATGATCGCGGCCCGGTTGGCCAGCCGGCTGCAGGCCGGCGCCGAGTTCACGGTGACCCACCTGGTGACCGCCGGCGCACCGGTCGGGCTGGCCCCCGTGCCGCGATCGGTGTCGGTGCTGTCGTTGCACAATCGCGGCGACGTCGTGCCCGAGCTGGACGGCGCGGCCAACCCGCGGCGAGCCGGCTGGATCACCGTGCGGACCGCCCACGGCGATCCCACGGTGCTGGGCAAGCACTCGCTGCAGTCCTATCTGGCCGGAGCCCTGGACCTGGACGGGTGCGCTGACCCGGGGCTGGCGAGCTGGCGCCGCACCGCTGCCGGATATCTCAGCGCCGAGCGGGTCGCCACCCAGGTGTTTCAGATCCGGCGCGCCGAGTGA
- a CDS encoding long-chain fatty acid--CoA ligase — translation MLGLMQDFPLTIESILRRGEQVYGSRTITTQLVQGKERITFADLAVRARQVAGVLDRLGVSADGRVGSFGWNTANHTALYFGVPGTGRVLHTLNIRLFPEQLVYTVEHAEDEVVFVDRSLLPLFAKYLPSLSTVRHVVVFDDGAPSPLPEDPRVVLWEDVVGPELDFSGMVTDEHTAAAVCYTTGTTGNPKGVLYSHRSTYLHALAILLPGTFALRDSDVTLPVVPMFHAMAWGLPYASVMAGASLVMPGPGMTPAALMDLLESERITLTAGGPTIWMGMLPLLAGRELPALRSVICGGSAVPKALSEGWREAIGLPITQAWGMTELSPLGTVCSLRAEHLDLPEEQKAEIRTTVGVPPPGVEMRIVDSETRQELPWDDQATGELETRGPWIARQYYRTDEPGEQFSPDGWLRTGDVAAISELGYLRLVDRTKDLIKSGGEWISSVELENQIMAHPAVAEAAVIAIPHPRWMERPLACVVLKADHAVDKAELQDFLAARVDKWGLPDDIVFLDEIPKTSVGKFSKRTLREQFAERRFSD, via the coding sequence ATGCTTGGGTTGATGCAGGACTTTCCACTGACCATCGAGTCCATCCTGCGGCGGGGCGAGCAGGTGTACGGCAGCCGGACGATCACCACGCAGCTGGTGCAGGGCAAGGAGCGGATCACCTTCGCCGACCTGGCCGTCCGCGCCCGGCAGGTCGCCGGGGTCCTCGACCGTCTGGGCGTCTCGGCCGACGGCCGGGTCGGCTCCTTCGGGTGGAACACCGCCAACCACACCGCGCTGTATTTCGGCGTGCCCGGCACCGGCCGGGTGCTGCACACCCTCAACATCCGGCTGTTCCCCGAGCAGCTGGTCTACACCGTCGAGCACGCCGAGGACGAGGTCGTCTTCGTGGACCGGTCGCTGCTGCCGCTGTTCGCCAAATACCTGCCGTCGCTGAGCACCGTGCGGCATGTGGTGGTCTTCGACGACGGCGCCCCCAGCCCGCTGCCCGAGGACCCCCGGGTGGTGCTGTGGGAGGACGTGGTCGGACCCGAGCTGGACTTCAGCGGCATGGTCACCGACGAGCACACCGCCGCGGCGGTCTGCTACACCACCGGCACCACCGGAAATCCCAAGGGCGTCCTGTACTCCCACCGCTCGACCTACCTGCACGCCCTGGCCATCCTGCTGCCCGGCACCTTCGCGCTGCGCGACTCCGACGTCACGCTGCCGGTCGTGCCGATGTTCCACGCGATGGCCTGGGGCCTGCCCTACGCCAGCGTGATGGCCGGCGCCAGCCTGGTGATGCCGGGCCCGGGCATGACCCCGGCGGCGTTGATGGACCTGCTCGAGAGCGAGCGGATCACCCTCACCGCGGGGGGGCCCACGATCTGGATGGGCATGCTGCCGCTGCTGGCCGGCCGCGAGCTGCCCGCGTTGCGCAGCGTGATCTGCGGCGGCTCGGCAGTGCCCAAGGCGCTGTCTGAAGGGTGGCGGGAGGCGATCGGGCTGCCGATCACCCAGGCCTGGGGCATGACCGAGCTCTCGCCCTTGGGCACTGTCTGCTCGCTGCGCGCCGAGCACCTCGACCTGCCGGAGGAGCAGAAGGCCGAGATACGCACCACCGTGGGCGTGCCACCGCCGGGCGTGGAGATGCGCATCGTGGACTCCGAGACCCGCCAGGAGCTGCCGTGGGACGACCAGGCCACCGGCGAGCTGGAGACCCGAGGGCCGTGGATCGCCCGGCAGTACTACCGCACTGACGAGCCCGGCGAGCAGTTCTCCCCCGACGGCTGGCTGCGCACTGGTGACGTCGCGGCGATCTCGGAGTTGGGTTACCTGCGCTTGGTCGACCGGACCAAGGACCTGATCAAGTCCGGCGGTGAGTGGATCTCCTCGGTCGAGTTGGAGAACCAGATCATGGCCCATCCGGCGGTGGCCGAGGCAGCTGTCATCGCCATCCCGCACCCCCGCTGGATGGAGCGACCGCTGGCCTGCGTGGTGCTCAAAGCCGATCACGCGGTGGACAAGGCCGAGCTGCAGGACTTCCTGGCCGCCCGGGTGGACAAGTGGGGCCTGCCCGACGACATCGTGTTCCTCGACGAGATCCCCAAGACCAGCGTCGGCAAGTTCTCCAAGAGGACGCTGCGGGAGCAGTTCGCCGAGCGCCGATTCAGCGACTGA
- a CDS encoding fibronectin type III domain-containing protein, giving the protein MHSLATSRTHRRARLFRPLIAAGAIAGAVLALLIPVAGAATGANPVGVLDSVTVRPSDGTVTISGWTADLDDPAEPLRVEIYDNGSYATAVIARASRPDVGLALPTAGPNHGFTVSYAGKTGVHEVCALALNHVGGANTELGCRTVRVSNDPVGVLEVSPQRPGGFQVSGYAIDPNAPTAAVLVRTYLDGKYVNGRLASAPRSGLPTQYANAGSNHGFSFLATMTAGTHQICVYAMNIGAGTVNLRLGCRTVTMINNPVGALEGSIQQPGGFLVSGYALDPDVTSSISVRLYLDGRWVTSGLASAARPDLLTRYPAYGQNHGFSIFVPVSAGAHQLCAYGMNVGAGTVNSRFGCRTVTMINNPVGALESSIAKPGGFLATGYALDPDVTSSISVRVYVDGKWVASGPASIPRPDLLTRYPKHGQNHGFSIFTPVPAGAHQLCAYGMNVGAGTVNTRFGCRTVSRTSDPVGSGASIARVGVSNAVAVSGWALDPDTASPIKVRVTSDGVSKQLLSANLASAGSTTAWPSYGGYHGYSANVTLDGFEHTVCVTAVNVGAGKDVAQGCKLISTSGATAPAAPTGLSAAPGSKMASLSWIASRSVASPVTSYQITVTPGGRVVTVPGTAVSTAITGLTNGVVHTFSVRAVNALGRSSVAEVKATPTAIAPQVTPAPISTSHYVRNLTGNVTTDTALMRQMGAGDASRNPSGHSYLVLLQIGGQDEYRGGTLLSATSRYVSYPAVVTAMKAYLDGYATTQRPSAPLTLAIGTNNDIDVSYSAGVSWARAIVNPVAAYAASRHPGVVIAGANDIEPGFSATVSESRAWVSGYLASTASKYVFNGSADGCSTYTTGGRCNNGWTQADMQWVSGGAAPTRTISLPQIYNYAMPLQWKNISLTGTAAGKPRIYFGGPLTEVTACDQAGTCDSIGNVDAWNRLWSAISSTTATRQSQMPHGTDLRIN; this is encoded by the coding sequence ATGCACAGCCTCGCTACGTCTCGCACGCACCGGCGGGCCCGCCTGTTCAGGCCGCTCATCGCCGCCGGCGCCATCGCAGGCGCCGTGCTGGCCCTGCTGATCCCGGTCGCCGGGGCAGCCACCGGCGCGAACCCGGTCGGGGTGCTGGACTCGGTGACCGTCCGCCCGTCCGACGGGACGGTCACCATTTCGGGCTGGACCGCCGACCTCGACGACCCGGCCGAGCCGTTGCGGGTGGAGATCTATGACAACGGCTCCTACGCCACGGCGGTGATCGCCCGTGCCTCTCGACCCGACGTCGGCCTCGCGCTGCCCACCGCCGGCCCGAACCACGGCTTCACCGTGAGCTACGCCGGCAAGACCGGAGTGCACGAGGTCTGCGCGCTGGCCCTCAACCACGTCGGCGGCGCCAACACCGAGCTCGGCTGCCGCACCGTCCGGGTCAGCAACGACCCGGTGGGCGTCCTGGAGGTCAGCCCGCAACGGCCGGGCGGCTTCCAGGTCAGCGGCTACGCGATCGACCCGAACGCCCCCACCGCCGCCGTGCTGGTCCGCACCTACCTCGACGGCAAGTACGTCAACGGCCGGCTCGCCAGCGCACCCCGCTCGGGCCTGCCGACCCAGTACGCCAACGCCGGCTCCAACCACGGGTTCTCCTTCCTCGCCACCATGACCGCCGGCACTCATCAGATCTGCGTTTACGCGATGAACATCGGCGCCGGCACGGTCAACCTCCGGCTCGGCTGCCGCACGGTGACGATGATCAACAACCCGGTCGGCGCGCTGGAAGGCAGCATCCAGCAGCCGGGTGGCTTCCTGGTCAGCGGCTACGCGCTGGACCCCGACGTCACCAGCTCGATCTCGGTGCGCCTCTACCTCGACGGCAGGTGGGTCACCAGCGGCCTGGCGTCCGCCGCCCGTCCCGACCTGCTGACCCGCTACCCCGCTTACGGGCAGAACCACGGCTTCTCGATCTTCGTCCCCGTTTCGGCCGGCGCCCACCAGCTCTGCGCCTACGGGATGAACGTCGGGGCCGGCACGGTCAACAGCCGGTTCGGCTGCCGCACGGTGACGATGATCAACAACCCGGTCGGCGCGCTGGAGAGCAGCATCGCCAAGCCGGGCGGCTTCCTGGCCACCGGCTACGCGCTGGACCCCGACGTCACCAGCTCGATCTCGGTGCGCGTCTACGTCGACGGCAAATGGGTCGCCAGCGGCCCGGCCTCCATCCCGCGTCCGGACCTGCTGACCCGCTACCCCAAGCACGGCCAGAATCACGGCTTCTCGATCTTCACCCCCGTTCCGGCCGGCGCTCACCAGCTCTGCGCCTACGGGATGAACGTCGGGGCCGGCACGGTCAACACCCGGTTCGGCTGCCGCACGGTGTCCCGCACGTCTGACCCGGTCGGCTCCGGCGCCAGCATCGCGCGGGTCGGCGTCTCCAACGCCGTCGCGGTCTCGGGCTGGGCCCTGGACCCCGACACCGCCTCGCCGATCAAGGTGCGGGTCACCAGCGACGGAGTGAGCAAGCAGCTGCTGAGCGCCAACCTGGCCTCTGCCGGGTCCACCACGGCCTGGCCCAGCTACGGCGGCTACCACGGCTACTCCGCCAACGTCACCCTCGACGGGTTCGAGCACACGGTGTGCGTCACGGCTGTCAACGTCGGCGCGGGCAAGGACGTCGCCCAGGGCTGCAAGCTGATCAGCACCTCGGGCGCCACCGCCCCGGCCGCTCCCACCGGGCTGAGCGCGGCGCCCGGCAGCAAGATGGCCAGCCTCAGCTGGATCGCCTCCCGCTCGGTCGCCTCCCCGGTGACCAGCTACCAGATCACCGTCACGCCGGGCGGACGCGTGGTCACCGTCCCGGGAACGGCGGTCTCCACAGCGATCACCGGCCTGACCAACGGCGTCGTGCACACCTTCTCGGTGCGGGCGGTCAACGCCCTGGGACGCAGCTCGGTGGCAGAGGTCAAGGCCACCCCGACCGCCATCGCCCCGCAGGTCACCCCGGCTCCGATCTCGACCAGCCACTACGTGCGCAACCTGACCGGCAACGTCACCACCGACACCGCCCTGATGCGCCAGATGGGCGCCGGTGACGCCAGCCGCAACCCGTCCGGGCACAGCTACCTGGTGCTCCTGCAGATCGGCGGCCAGGACGAGTACCGCGGCGGCACGCTGCTGTCGGCGACCTCGCGCTACGTCAGCTACCCCGCCGTGGTGACCGCGATGAAGGCCTACCTGGACGGCTACGCCACCACCCAACGGCCCTCCGCTCCGCTGACCCTGGCGATCGGCACGAACAACGACATCGACGTCAGCTACTCGGCCGGCGTGTCCTGGGCGCGCGCCATCGTCAACCCGGTGGCCGCCTACGCCGCCAGCCGGCACCCCGGCGTGGTCATCGCCGGCGCCAACGACATCGAACCCGGCTTCTCGGCGACGGTGAGCGAGAGCCGCGCCTGGGTCTCTGGCTACCTGGCTTCCACCGCTTCCAAGTACGTCTTCAACGGCTCGGCCGACGGCTGCTCCACCTACACCACGGGTGGCCGGTGCAACAACGGCTGGACGCAGGCTGACATGCAGTGGGTCAGCGGCGGCGCGGCGCCGACCCGGACCATCAGCCTGCCGCAGATCTACAACTACGCGATGCCGCTGCAGTGGAAGAACATCTCGCTCACCGGCACAGCGGCCGGCAAGCCCCGGATCTACTTCGGCGGCCCGCTCACCGAGGTCACCGCCTGCGACCAGGCCGGAACCTGTGACAGCATCGGCAACGTCGACGCCTGGAACCGGCTGTGGAGCGCGATCTCGTCCACGACTGCCACCAGGCAGTCCCAGATGCCGCACGGCACCGACCTCCGCATCAACTAG
- a CDS encoding DUF4232 domain-containing protein, producing MAALRASGAAGHQYAFLQFTNNSAKTCSLTGYPGVQLIRAGATLGKPAVRSGKPISRVRLAPGKSATARLVGASTCEAEKSDSVQIFPPNRTERFLARLSLRGCPLTIDPVTAAS from the coding sequence GTGGCGGCGCTGCGAGCATCCGGGGCGGCCGGGCACCAGTACGCGTTCCTGCAGTTCACCAACAACTCCGCCAAGACCTGCTCGCTCACCGGATACCCCGGCGTTCAGCTGATCAGGGCGGGCGCCACCCTGGGCAAGCCCGCGGTCCGCAGCGGCAAACCGATCAGCAGGGTGCGACTGGCGCCTGGGAAGTCAGCCACCGCGCGGCTGGTCGGCGCCTCGACCTGCGAGGCCGAGAAGTCCGACTCGGTGCAGATCTTCCCGCCGAACCGCACCGAGAGGTTCCTCGCGCGGCTGTCCTTGCGCGGCTGCCCGCTCACCATCGACCCGGTCACCGCCGCCAGCTGA